GGCAAGCCGCCCATGGAGGACGCCTGGATGGGCAAGGCCGTCGAACGCATCTTCCTCCCGCTCATGCAGCTCACCCTGCCGGAGATCGTCGACGTCAATCTTCCCGCCGAAGGCGTCTTCCACAACCTCATGATCGTCTCGATCAAAAAATCCTACGCGGGTCACGCACGCAAGATCATGAACGGAATCTGGGCCATGGGCCAGGCGATGTTCACCAAGTGCATCATCGTCGTCGACGAAGACTGCGACGTGCAGGACCTCGCCGAAGTCACCCTCCGCACCGCCAACAACATCGACCCCGAGCGCGACATCCAGTTCACCCTTGGCCCCGTCGACTCACTCGACCACGCCAGCCGCCTGCCCAACTTCGGCAGCAAGATGGGCATCGACGCCACGCGCAAGTGGGCCGCCGAAGGCTTCGATCGCCCCTGGCCGCCCATGCTCACCATGGATGCCGAAGTAAAGACCAAAGTCGATGCCCTCTGGAAGAAGCTTGGCATCGAGTAAAACCAGACAACTCTCCCGCCGGACGATTCAGCTTACCGTGTAGGTGGCGAGCGCAATCGTCACTACATCTTTAGGCGTCTTGGTGGTGGCCCCGTCGCTCTCCGGATGATATTCGACCGTCATCGTCGTCGCATTCACGATCACACGAAGATACCCGTAGTCGGTTGCATCGTAGCTCTCCAGCGTCAGCGTGTTGTCGATCTTGTATGGTGTTCGGAATGTGCCCCGCATCGGCGAAAGCGGATTATGCCCTCCGCAACCCGCGACGATAAACGGTATCTGGAGTTTGTTGACCGTGCGCGTGTATCGCTGGTAGTTATGCGCATGGCCGGAGAAGACCGCATGGGGCCACACTCCCGCCGCTTTACAGGCTACATCAATATCCGCAAGCATCAGCGGACTGCCTCCATGCTCCACACCTCCTGTGAACGGAGGATGATGCACTGCGATGATCACCGCCCCCGCAAATTTATCGCTCTTCACCCGCTTCAGAGCAGCCGTTAGAAACGCAATCTGCCGACTATCCAGCACAGTGTTCTGCCCGTTCTCACCTGAGATTACGCCGGGATCTTCCAGCACATTGCTATACAGGCCGAGGATGCGCACAAACGGAGCCTCCAGCGTGAAGTACACGCCCGGCTGAATCATCGTCGTACGAAGAAGATTCCCCGAGTCCGGCGATTGGGCCGCTGTAGCCGAGCAGAAGTTGCGCAGGAATGCATCCAGCGTAGGCGCGGGATCGTTCGGGTAGACCACCCCATCATGGTTGCCCGCGATCGCGAAGATCGGTGCGGGATAGTCGCGGTAGGGCTCGAAGAACTGGTCGTAGTAGTAAGTGCTTTCGCCAAAGTAATAGACCACGTCGCCCAGGTGGAAGAAGAACGACGGAACATCGGCCGCGTTCGCTTCGCTGAAGTCTGAGACCATCTTGTCGGCCACCAGCGACTGAGTGTCAGGCCCGGTTACGCTGCCGGTGTCGCCGACCGAGTGAAACACAATCTGCTTCGCCTGTTGAATCGCCTTGATGACTCCAGCGCCTGCCTGCCCGTAAGCCTGCTCCAGGGTGACGATCGGCTCGACCGCGCCACCGGCAGGTTGCGGCACGGGCTCAACCTTGGCGATTCCTTGATACTTCTGGTCCGTAACCGGATCTTTGAAACCAATCGGATCGGGAGAAGGTTTAGGCTGCGAAAAGATCGGCTGATCGTTCGCCGTGCCCGGTTGCAGTGGCTTGGCATTGGCACCGAAGTTCTTGGTGGCGTAGTGCAGAGTCTGACGAGGTGTTTTTTTTCGCATCGGGACCTCTCCGGCGGTCAGAGAATGCAACCCAGAATACGCGCCCCTGGGACGAAGAATTGTGAAACTTGGAATATTTGGATGACATGCAAAGCCTGTCACATACAAGACACGAGAGCCACGCCTTACTCCGCGCTCTTCACCGTAATCGCACTCAGATTCCGCACCCAACGCTGCGGCTTCTTGTCTTCACTATCGACAAGCTTGAACTGTCCATCTTCCCCCAGCGGCTTGCCTCCCATACCGGTCGCAACGATCACAGTGCCGTTATGCTCTGACCCCTCTATCTCCGTAACCGAATACAGCACCCAATACTTATCCGTCCCCTCCGCGACGAGGTAGCTTCGCAACATCTTCTGGTGGGTCGTCTTATCGACCGGCAATCCATACTTCGCCAGCAGCGCCCCCAGCAACACACCGGAGTACATCTCATCCGCCTTGGTGTGCTCGTTGTGAACAGTGATCGTCGTCTGCGGCATCGCCGACAGATCCGCAACGGACAGCGTCGTCGCCTTGCCATCCACCGTCAGCACCAGGCTCGTCGAAGGCTGCGCCGGAGCGTGCTGATGCTCCGCCATCACCCCCATCGGAACCGTCTGTGCGGGCGCCTCGACGGCGATCACTCCAGCAAAGCAAAGACTTACCAGCATCGAGAGGGTCAGGGAGGCGGTTTTCATGGCTTTCAGCCTACCGCGCCCCCGTCGTATACTCAAGGCATGTCTATCGTCCGCGACGCCGCAGCCATTGCCAAGGGAATGAGCATCACGATGAAGCAGGTCTTCCAGCCGACTGAAGTCGAGAACTATCCCGACGGCAAAGGTCCCATGCGCGGAGCCAAATTTGAGGAGCGCTTCCGCGGCAAGCACCAGCTCCAGCGCGACGAGAATGGCCTTGAAAAGTGTGTCGCCTGCTTCCTCTGCGCCGCCGCCTGCCCCTCGAACTGCATCTACATCGAGGCCGCCGAGAACACCGAGGAGACTCGCATCTCCTCCGCCGAGCGCTACGCCAAGGTCTACAACATCGACTACAACCGCTGCATCTTCTGCGGCTACTGTGTCGAGGCCTGCCCCACCGACGCCATCACCCACGGTCACGGCTTCGAGCTCGCCAGCCTCAACGCCACCACCCTCGTCATGCGCAAGGAAGACCTGCTCATTCCCACACCAGCGCTTCCCGATGCCGTGCGGTCCCAGAAAGACCAGGCAGAGATCCTCGCCTAAAAGATCCACGTTGATGTTTACAGAACCTGACGGAGAGCTTCCGCGGCTCTCCGCACTACGACCGGCGCGACAACGCACCGCGCAACCAGTGAAGGACATCAAATGAAGATGACGACAGCTAACCAACATCCCCTTGAAAAGATCTTCGAGAGCCGAATTGCCATAATCGACGGCGCGATGGGCACGACGATCCGCACCTACGGCATGAAGGAAGCTGACATCCGCGGCGAGCGATTCAAGGACTCGACCAAGGACCTGCTCAACAACGGTGACCTCTTCTCGTTGACGCAGCCGAAGATGATCTCCGACATTCATCGCAGGTTCCTGGAAGCCGGAGCGGACATCATCGAGACTAATACCTTCGGCGCGACCAGCATCACCCAGAGCGAATTCTTCGTAGACGATCCCCGCGAGCACGGCGGCCGCAAAGACCCAGAGTTCTACCAGAAGATCATCGACGATCCGATGCTCAACAATCTCGCATGGGAGATCAACGAGCAGTCGTCACGGCAGTGCCGCGAATGGGCCGACCGTGTCGCGAATGAAACCGGACGCCCGCGCTTTGTGGCGGGAGCAATCGGCCCGCTGACCGTCTCTCTCTCGAACTCCCCCGACGCCGACGACGCCGGCTTCCGTGTCGTCACGTTCGATCAGGTGAAAAACGCCTACATGCAGCAGGTGCGTGCGCTCATCGCAGGCGGCTCTGATCTCTTGCTGGTCGAGACAATCTTCGACTCTCTGAACGCCAAGGCCGCACTCGTCGCTATCCGCGAGGTCTTCGATCAGGACGGCCTCACTGCGAGCAACAAGGAACTGCCAGTGATGATCTCCGCAGCAGTCGGACGCGGCGGCGAGACGCTCATCTCCGCGCAGACCACGGAAGCCTTCTGGAACGCAGTCCAGCACGTGAAGCCCCTGTCCGTCGGGCTCAACTGCTCTCTCGGCCCCGATCTGATGTATCCGTTCCTGGACGAGCTCGCAACGAAGGCGGACGTGGCGATCTCGTGCTACCCGAATGCAGGCCTGCCGAATCCTCTCTCCGAGACCGGGTTCGATCTAGGGCCGCAGGACATGGCCCGTTATCTCGGTGACTTTGCGCGGGCAGGCTTGATCAACATCGCCGGCGGCTGCTGCGGCAACACGCCCGAGCACATCGCAGCGATCGCCAAGGCACTCGAAGGCCAGCCGCCGCGACAATTGACCCGCCAGATCGAGCGTGCCGCGTGAGTGTAAGCGCAGCCGAGCCCATCAACCCCAAGCCGCTCCGCCTCTCTGGATCACAGCCCTTCACCCAGCAGGCTGGCGTCTTCATCATGATCGGCGAACGGACCAACGTTGCAGGCTCGCCGAAGTTCGCGAAGCTGGTCAAAGAGGGCAAGTACGAAGAAGCAGTCAGGATTGCCCGGCAGCAGGTTGAGAACGGCGCCAACGTCCTCGACATCTGCATGGACGAAGGTATGATCGACGGCGTTGCCGCCATGACGCGCTACCTGCAGTTGCTGGCGAGCGAGCCCGAAGTCGCCAAGGTCCCCTTCATGATCGACTCCTCAAAGTGGGAGGTCATCGAAGCCGGACTCAAATGCCTGCAGGGCAAGGGCATCGTGAACTCGATCTCGCTCAAAGAGGGCGAAGAGAAGTTTAGCCAGAACGCTGCGACTGTGCTGAAGTACGGCGCAGCCGTCGTCGTGATGGCCTTCGACGAGCAGGGCCAGGCTGCAACGTACGAGGAGAAGATCCGTATCTGCCAACGCGCTCACCGGATCCTCGTTGACGAGGTAGGCTTCCCGCCCGAAGACATCATCTTCGATCCAAACATCCTTACCGTCGCCACCGGCATGGAGGAGCACAACAACTATGCCGTCGACTTCATCAATGCCACGCGCTGGATCAAGGCCAACCTGCCTCACGCGAAGGTGAGTGGCGGCGTCTCGAACATCTCCTTCAGCTTCCGCGGCAACAACAAGGTTCGCGAGGCCATGCACTCGGCGTTTCTCTATCACGCCATCGCCGCCGGCCTGGACATGGGAATCGTGAACGCCGGAATCCTCGAGGTCTACGAGGAGATCGACCCCGAGCTGAAAGTCTTAGTCGAAGACGTTCTACTCAACCGCCGTCCCGACGCGACCGAGCGTCTGGTGGAGCACGGCGAATCGCTGAAGCACGTTGGTTCGGTGGTAAGCGAAAAGAAGGCCGAAGAGTGGCGCAACGGCACGGTCGAGGAGCGTCTCTCCCACGCCCTCGTCAAAGGGATCGACACCTTCATCGAGCTCGACGCCGAAGAAGCTCGCGTCAAGCTTGGCCGTCCTCTGTTGGTCATCGAAGGTCCGCTGATGGACGGAATGGGCGTAGTAGGCGATCTCTTCGGAGCCGGAAAGATGTTCCTCCCCCAGGTCGTCAAGTCCGCCCGTGTCATGAAGAAGGCCGTCGCGCATCTGACCCCGTTCATGGAGGCCGAAAAAGCCGAGATGGCCGCCTCGGGCCAGGTCGTCAAGGCCCAGGGAAAGATCCTTCTCGCAACCGTCAAGGGTGACGTTCACGACATCGGCAAGAACATCGTCGGCGTCGTCCTGGCCTGCAATAACTACGAGGTCATCGACATGGGCGTGATGGTCTCCTCCGAGAAGATCCTCGAACGCGCCAAAGCGGAGAAGGTAGATCTCATCGGCCTCAGCGGTCTCATCACGCCCTCTCTCGATGAGATGGTCCATGTGGCCCGCGAGATGGAACGCCAGGGCTTCAAACTGCCGTTGCTCATCGGCGGCGCAACCACCAGCCGCAGACACACAGCCATCAAGATCGCGCCGCACTACAGCGAGCCGGTGGTCCACATCCTCGACGCCAGCCGCGCAGTACCCGTCACGACCAGCCTTCTCAGCGACGAAGGCAAGCCCGCGTTCGTCGCGCAGCACCGCACCGAATACGAGGCCCTCCGCGCCGCCCACTCCGCGCCACGCCAGACGGTAATTTCCCTTGAGGCCGCTCGCACCAGACGGACTCCGATTGAGTGGCGCGCCGAAGACGTACCCGCACCCGCGTTCACCGGTGTACG
The Edaphobacter lichenicola genome window above contains:
- the metH gene encoding methionine synthase; this encodes MSVSAAEPINPKPLRLSGSQPFTQQAGVFIMIGERTNVAGSPKFAKLVKEGKYEEAVRIARQQVENGANVLDICMDEGMIDGVAAMTRYLQLLASEPEVAKVPFMIDSSKWEVIEAGLKCLQGKGIVNSISLKEGEEKFSQNAATVLKYGAAVVVMAFDEQGQAATYEEKIRICQRAHRILVDEVGFPPEDIIFDPNILTVATGMEEHNNYAVDFINATRWIKANLPHAKVSGGVSNISFSFRGNNKVREAMHSAFLYHAIAAGLDMGIVNAGILEVYEEIDPELKVLVEDVLLNRRPDATERLVEHGESLKHVGSVVSEKKAEEWRNGTVEERLSHALVKGIDTFIELDAEEARVKLGRPLLVIEGPLMDGMGVVGDLFGAGKMFLPQVVKSARVMKKAVAHLTPFMEAEKAEMAASGQVVKAQGKILLATVKGDVHDIGKNIVGVVLACNNYEVIDMGVMVSSEKILERAKAEKVDLIGLSGLITPSLDEMVHVAREMERQGFKLPLLIGGATTSRRHTAIKIAPHYSEPVVHILDASRAVPVTTSLLSDEGKPAFVAQHRTEYEALRAAHSAPRQTVISLEAARTRRTPIEWRAEDVPAPAFTGVRVLDNFPLATLREYIDWSPLFHAWGLKGVYPRILEHEQQGEQARQIFADANTLLDRIIEKNLINARGVYGFFPASAVGDDVALYSDDTRKTELDRFHFLRQQANKEGSEPCRSLADFIAPKETELPDHIGAFAVTTGIGLKELCDRFRADNDDYNAIMAEAVADRLAEAFAECLHKRVRDEWGYGLEEGLTPADLIQEKYRGIRPAAGYPACPDHTEKGILWRLLDVQANTGMLITESFAMWPGSSVSGLYFAHPESRYFSLGKIDRDQVADYHERKGMSVAEVERWLGQNLNYDPE
- a CDS encoding homocysteine S-methyltransferase family protein, producing the protein MTTANQHPLEKIFESRIAIIDGAMGTTIRTYGMKEADIRGERFKDSTKDLLNNGDLFSLTQPKMISDIHRRFLEAGADIIETNTFGATSITQSEFFVDDPREHGGRKDPEFYQKIIDDPMLNNLAWEINEQSSRQCREWADRVANETGRPRFVAGAIGPLTVSLSNSPDADDAGFRVVTFDQVKNAYMQQVRALIAGGSDLLLVETIFDSLNAKAALVAIREVFDQDGLTASNKELPVMISAAVGRGGETLISAQTTEAFWNAVQHVKPLSVGLNCSLGPDLMYPFLDELATKADVAISCYPNAGLPNPLSETGFDLGPQDMARYLGDFARAGLINIAGGCCGNTPEHIAAIAKALEGQPPRQLTRQIERAA
- a CDS encoding metallophosphoesterase family protein, which translates into the protein MRKKTPRQTLHYATKNFGANAKPLQPGTANDQPIFSQPKPSPDPIGFKDPVTDQKYQGIAKVEPVPQPAGGAVEPIVTLEQAYGQAGAGVIKAIQQAKQIVFHSVGDTGSVTGPDTQSLVADKMVSDFSEANAADVPSFFFHLGDVVYYFGESTYYYDQFFEPYRDYPAPIFAIAGNHDGVVYPNDPAPTLDAFLRNFCSATAAQSPDSGNLLRTTMIQPGVYFTLEAPFVRILGLYSNVLEDPGVISGENGQNTVLDSRQIAFLTAALKRVKSDKFAGAVIIAVHHPPFTGGVEHGGSPLMLADIDVACKAAGVWPHAVFSGHAHNYQRYTRTVNKLQIPFIVAGCGGHNPLSPMRGTFRTPYKIDNTLTLESYDATDYGYLRVIVNATTMTVEYHPESDGATTKTPKDVVTIALATYTVS
- a CDS encoding molybdopterin-binding protein yields the protein MKTASLTLSMLVSLCFAGVIAVEAPAQTVPMGVMAEHQHAPAQPSTSLVLTVDGKATTLSVADLSAMPQTTITVHNEHTKADEMYSGVLLGALLAKYGLPVDKTTHQKMLRSYLVAEGTDKYWVLYSVTEIEGSEHNGTVIVATGMGGKPLGEDGQFKLVDSEDKKPQRWVRNLSAITVKSAE
- the nuoI gene encoding NADH-quinone oxidoreductase subunit NuoI — translated: MSIVRDAAAIAKGMSITMKQVFQPTEVENYPDGKGPMRGAKFEERFRGKHQLQRDENGLEKCVACFLCAAACPSNCIYIEAAENTEETRISSAERYAKVYNIDYNRCIFCGYCVEACPTDAITHGHGFELASLNATTLVMRKEDLLIPTPALPDAVRSQKDQAEILA